The following proteins are co-located in the Paenibacillus sp. FSL H8-0079 genome:
- a CDS encoding paeninodin family lasso peptide has product MEKKEWQAPALEVLEVNQTMAGTGYRQIDWVTVHDADLYDPTS; this is encoded by the coding sequence ATGGAAAAAAAGGAATGGCAAGCACCAGCTCTTGAAGTGTTGGAAGTCAATCAAACGATGGCCGGTACTGGCTACAGACAAATTGACTGGGTAACGGTTCACGATGCAGATCTGTACGATCCAACTTCCTAA
- a CDS encoding MFS transporter, translated as MNKKAIKAWIMYDWANSAYATTVLAAVLPVFYASVAAATLDTDTAASYLAYTHSIGMLCVALLTPLLGTLADLSGRKGDFLRVFAIIGVLATLGFSAIGEGDWLLASALLVISTIGFAGGNTFYDAMLPDLVPVERRDMISSKGYAYGYIGGGLLLAVNMLMIQQPGWFGMSSTLAGTRLAFISVSLWWLLFSIPIFRHAPRRPASPDMPGSWKGYAVVGVRRLRQTFRQMRRFPQLIRMLVAFWFFNDGINTIILMATIYGTSIGIGTADLMLALLLTQFIGFPCTLLLGAWAQRWGAKQVLIVSLSVYICIVILGYFMTQASHFYILAGLVGVVQGVSQSTARSLFSNLMPAGRTGEYFGFVNITGKFSSIFGPFVFGYVGQITGSTRWGILSLIFFFVAGIAVLLTVKVQNGMQDATRADQEEERNGSIGAAGKSSNVRFTG; from the coding sequence GTGAATAAAAAGGCGATCAAGGCTTGGATTATGTATGATTGGGCCAACTCGGCGTATGCAACAACAGTACTGGCGGCAGTATTGCCCGTATTCTATGCTTCGGTGGCTGCAGCTACGCTGGATACGGATACCGCTGCTTCCTACCTAGCCTACACACACTCCATTGGCATGTTGTGCGTAGCTCTGCTAACACCGTTGCTTGGCACGTTGGCTGATTTGTCAGGACGGAAGGGCGACTTCCTGCGTGTATTTGCAATCATAGGCGTTCTTGCCACATTGGGATTCAGCGCAATTGGAGAAGGGGACTGGCTACTTGCTTCCGCGTTACTGGTCATATCCACCATTGGTTTTGCGGGTGGTAACACCTTTTACGATGCGATGCTGCCGGATCTGGTACCCGTGGAACGAAGGGACATGATATCCTCCAAAGGTTATGCCTATGGATATATTGGAGGAGGCTTGCTGCTTGCCGTCAATATGCTGATGATTCAGCAACCGGGCTGGTTTGGGATGAGCAGTACACTGGCAGGTACAAGGCTTGCGTTCATCTCTGTATCGTTGTGGTGGTTACTGTTCTCGATACCGATCTTCCGCCATGCTCCGAGACGTCCTGCATCACCGGACATGCCTGGATCATGGAAAGGTTACGCCGTGGTGGGCGTTCGCAGACTGCGGCAAACCTTCCGTCAGATGCGACGTTTTCCCCAGTTAATTCGTATGCTGGTGGCGTTCTGGTTTTTTAATGACGGCATTAATACCATCATTCTTATGGCTACGATCTATGGGACAAGTATAGGCATAGGTACAGCCGACTTGATGCTCGCACTGCTGCTAACCCAGTTCATCGGTTTCCCGTGCACCTTGTTACTGGGAGCATGGGCGCAGCGCTGGGGCGCAAAGCAGGTATTAATCGTGAGTTTATCCGTGTACATATGTATCGTGATCCTCGGTTATTTCATGACACAAGCGAGCCACTTTTATATACTCGCTGGGCTGGTTGGTGTCGTGCAGGGTGTGAGTCAATCCACAGCTCGTTCCCTGTTTAGCAATCTGATGCCAGCTGGCAGAACAGGAGAGTATTTTGGCTTTGTGAATATTACAGGCAAATTCTCTTCGATCTTCGGTCCATTTGTGTTTGGTTATGTTGGGCAGATCACTGGTTCCACGCGTTGGGGTATTCTGTCGCTCATCTTCTTTTTCGTCGCGGGAATTGCTGTATTGTTAACCGTGAAGGTACAGAACGGGATGCAGGATGCTACACGGGCAGATCAGGAAGAAGAGCGAAATGGGAGTATCGGAGCTGCTGGGAAAAGTTCAAATGTAAGGTTTACAGGTTAG
- a CDS encoding asparagine synthase-related protein: MSAIAGIVHNDGQQALWEDSWRLYASLGHVPADTTGVWKGNEAFLSCHAQWITPESVSEKLPLYDEDSGLTITADAILDNREQLADQLQISRAELAMLADSELILRAYQRWGDDVAVRLLGDFVFAIWDDRNRKLYAARDITGMRAFYYRHDGSRFAFCTLMNPLLGLEGVHKELDETWLSEFLAIPDMHDSADINSTVYRGISQLPSAHTLVFRDGRLELKQYHRWDEVEPLRLKSDGEYVEAFREVFGQAVGSRLRTHRQVAAALSGGLDSGAVVGFASGTLRSQGKRLHAYSYVPVPDFTDYTSKTLLADERPFIRSTINHVGNITENYLDFEGRSPLSEVDTWLDIMEMPYKYFENSFWIRGFYEKASQQDAGILLTGARGNFTISWGPALDYYASLLKSGRWYRWFREMQQYSERTGMPFSRIAKITGKKAYPDWFKAQSKGASQAASVQLIHPDFAQRTGVLERLKSIIVLQGGAQADALKVRAEKFNNLAIANKNGAVATKCSLRYRAWERDPTSDARVIRFCLSVPIEQYVKQGTDRSLIRRATSPELPDKVRLNQRVRGVQPADWLHRIIPNWDAFTAELHALCSDSKVAGILNTERIKSALANFPSPRPELASHPDLRLMMHSLIVYRFIRKF; encoded by the coding sequence ATGAGCGCCATAGCGGGAATTGTTCACAACGATGGTCAGCAGGCGCTATGGGAAGACAGCTGGCGTTTGTACGCAAGCCTGGGGCATGTGCCTGCAGATACGACAGGGGTCTGGAAAGGCAATGAGGCGTTCCTTAGCTGTCATGCCCAGTGGATTACACCGGAATCGGTAAGCGAGAAGCTGCCTTTATATGATGAGGATAGTGGTCTGACCATCACAGCAGATGCCATCCTGGATAATCGGGAACAACTGGCAGATCAATTACAGATATCCAGAGCAGAACTGGCTATGTTGGCGGATAGTGAACTGATCCTGCGTGCCTATCAGCGTTGGGGAGACGATGTGGCTGTTCGATTACTAGGGGATTTTGTATTTGCCATCTGGGATGATCGGAATCGCAAACTATATGCAGCAAGAGACATTACAGGCATGAGAGCTTTTTATTACCGACATGATGGTTCACGTTTTGCTTTCTGCACACTCATGAATCCGTTGCTCGGACTTGAAGGGGTACATAAAGAACTTGATGAGACCTGGTTATCTGAGTTCCTTGCCATTCCTGACATGCATGATTCAGCAGATATCAACTCGACCGTATACCGGGGAATAAGTCAGCTGCCTTCTGCACATACACTTGTCTTCCGGGACGGGAGGCTGGAACTAAAGCAATATCATCGCTGGGATGAAGTGGAGCCTCTAAGGCTTAAATCCGACGGTGAATATGTAGAAGCGTTTCGAGAGGTCTTTGGGCAGGCGGTCGGATCACGATTGCGAACTCACAGGCAAGTGGCTGCTGCATTAAGTGGAGGGCTCGACTCCGGAGCCGTGGTTGGTTTTGCCTCCGGAACACTGAGAAGTCAGGGCAAACGGCTGCATGCCTATAGTTATGTTCCCGTGCCGGATTTCACTGATTATACGTCGAAAACGTTGCTGGCAGACGAGAGGCCCTTCATTCGTTCCACGATTAATCACGTCGGCAATATCACAGAGAACTATCTTGATTTTGAAGGCAGAAGTCCTCTCAGTGAAGTGGATACTTGGCTCGACATTATGGAGATGCCCTATAAATACTTTGAAAATTCGTTCTGGATACGCGGATTCTATGAAAAAGCGAGCCAGCAGGATGCAGGCATTCTACTCACAGGGGCACGTGGTAATTTCACCATCTCCTGGGGTCCGGCTCTGGATTATTACGCCAGTCTGCTGAAAAGTGGCCGTTGGTACCGCTGGTTCCGTGAGATGCAGCAGTATAGTGAACGCACTGGCATGCCTTTCTCCCGTATAGCCAAGATCACAGGGAAAAAGGCATATCCGGATTGGTTCAAGGCTCAGTCCAAAGGAGCCAGCCAGGCCGCATCCGTACAGTTGATTCATCCTGATTTTGCGCAGAGAACGGGTGTACTGGAACGACTCAAATCCATTATCGTTCTGCAGGGCGGTGCCCAGGCGGATGCGCTCAAAGTGCGTGCCGAGAAATTCAATAATCTGGCCATTGCGAACAAAAACGGTGCTGTCGCCACGAAATGTTCTCTCCGTTACCGGGCTTGGGAGCGTGACCCGACAAGCGATGCCAGAGTCATTCGGTTCTGCCTGTCCGTACCGATTGAACAATATGTGAAACAAGGGACGGATCGTTCGTTGATTCGCCGGGCTACTTCACCGGAGTTGCCTGATAAGGTCAGACTGAATCAGCGGGTACGGGGTGTTCAGCCGGCGGATTGGTTACATCGCATCATTCCGAATTGGGATGCCTTTACGGCCGAGTTGCATGCCTTGTGTTCTGACAGCAAGGTCGCTGGCATATTAAACACGGAGCGTATCAAGTCTGCTCTGGCCAATTTTCCGAGTCCGAGACCTGAACTTGCGTCTCATCCAGATCTGCGATTGATGATGCATAGTCTGATCGTCTATCGGTTCATTCGGAAATTTTGA
- a CDS encoding ABC transporter substrate-binding protein, translated as MSYLMKMKIALCTIMAAALITGCTNQDAQKTEATSETGQKILKVAWWGNDGRKERTLKVIELFEKKYPDIKVEPSDGPNGEYWTMLAMNAADQQFPDVIQMDYKYIDEFVQRKLLLPLDELVSSGDLNIADLDASSLASGKIDDKLYGVVTGINAQGIIYNPDFFTENGIEPPSIGYTYEDLAEIARQLKATVDQPGFYPIGSGELDFPYYLRQRGTSLYSIDGSTLGYDKDEYLADFFKMEKQFIDEKLMASPEETRNRTADKDKLIVNKLAAFHMLTSNNVVSYSKSTEKALKLIPLPGYKGGSEGNYVKPSMYFSVSAYTKQTKEAALFVDFFFNDLDANDILQAERGVPATAKVREHLLSSMKEEDKEQYKYMEHVEQHSSPIDPPVPLVANSINILFTKARNQMLQGDITPEEAAKQFRDGATEVFAEVVSNGEGSS; from the coding sequence GTGAGTTATTTGATGAAAATGAAAATCGCTTTGTGCACCATCATGGCTGCTGCACTGATAACAGGTTGTACTAATCAGGATGCACAGAAAACAGAAGCAACGTCAGAAACAGGCCAAAAAATATTAAAGGTTGCCTGGTGGGGAAATGATGGACGCAAAGAAAGAACACTGAAGGTTATCGAGTTATTTGAGAAGAAATACCCTGATATTAAAGTGGAACCGTCTGATGGCCCGAATGGTGAGTATTGGACAATGCTTGCAATGAATGCCGCAGATCAACAATTCCCTGATGTCATTCAAATGGACTACAAGTATATTGACGAATTCGTGCAACGCAAGCTGTTGTTGCCGCTGGATGAGTTGGTTTCTTCTGGTGATTTGAATATAGCTGATCTTGATGCCTCTTCACTTGCTTCAGGGAAGATCGATGATAAACTGTACGGCGTGGTAACAGGTATTAATGCACAAGGGATCATTTACAACCCTGACTTTTTCACGGAAAACGGGATTGAGCCGCCATCTATAGGCTATACATACGAGGATCTTGCTGAGATCGCAAGGCAGTTGAAAGCAACTGTGGATCAGCCCGGGTTTTATCCGATTGGTTCGGGAGAATTGGATTTCCCTTATTATTTGAGACAACGTGGAACTTCTCTATACTCGATTGATGGTAGTACGCTTGGTTATGACAAGGATGAATACTTGGCGGATTTCTTCAAGATGGAAAAGCAGTTCATTGATGAAAAGTTGATGGCTAGTCCGGAAGAGACCAGAAACCGTACCGCTGACAAAGATAAGCTTATCGTGAACAAGTTAGCAGCGTTTCATATGCTGACAAGTAATAACGTTGTAAGCTACAGTAAATCGACAGAGAAGGCGTTAAAGCTCATTCCGCTCCCGGGTTACAAAGGCGGTTCAGAAGGCAACTATGTTAAGCCATCCATGTATTTTTCCGTCTCTGCTTATACGAAGCAGACGAAGGAAGCCGCATTGTTCGTTGATTTCTTCTTTAATGATTTGGACGCAAACGACATATTGCAAGCTGAGCGTGGTGTTCCAGCTACGGCGAAAGTACGCGAGCATCTGCTCAGTTCGATGAAGGAAGAGGATAAAGAGCAGTATAAATATATGGAGCACGTCGAGCAGCATTCCAGTCCAATTGATCCACCCGTGCCACTTGTAGCAAACAGCATTAATATTTTATTCACCAAGGCTAGAAATCAAATGCTTCAGGGAGACATCACACCGGAAGAGGCTGCGAAACAATTCAGAGATGGCGCAACAGAAGTGTTCGCGGAAGTCGTCTCCAATGGGGAAGGATCTAGCTAA
- a CDS encoding lasso peptide biosynthesis B2 protein encodes MLRKMKAYFSLPRAMRRLVWEAYVLLGWARILKAMPFAKIAPGLGMPMVETPMTGLDRSEVIAIRNISRAIVLASKYTLWESRCLVMAIAGMKMLERRKIESTLYMGTARNKQGHMMAHAWLRSGKLIVTGADTMDQYTVVGVFGKRCPEKGSGEIVYDT; translated from the coding sequence ATGTTGCGAAAAATGAAGGCCTATTTCTCCCTTCCGCGCGCGATGCGCCGACTGGTCTGGGAAGCTTATGTTCTCCTGGGTTGGGCGCGAATCCTGAAGGCTATGCCATTTGCCAAAATCGCACCCGGGCTGGGGATGCCCATGGTCGAAACACCGATGACCGGACTCGACCGCAGCGAGGTAATTGCGATACGGAATATTTCCAGAGCGATTGTGCTCGCCAGCAAATATACGTTATGGGAAAGCCGCTGCCTTGTTATGGCGATTGCCGGGATGAAGATGCTTGAGCGACGCAAGATAGAGAGTACGTTATATATGGGGACTGCACGAAATAAGCAAGGACATATGATGGCTCATGCCTGGCTGCGAAGTGGGAAATTGATCGTGACCGGAGCAGATACTATGGACCAATATACGGTTGTCGGCGTGTTTGGCAAACGGTGTCCGGAGAAGGGATCTGGGGAGATTGTCTATGATACATGA
- a CDS encoding lasso peptide biosynthesis PqqD family chaperone, whose product MTATTPMNVEDRVTRKEGNLVSDMGGEKVMMSISSGKYYNLGSTGGRIWDLIAEERTLGELVEVLAAEYEIEPDVCREQVVQFLEHLSREGLIDVARGV is encoded by the coding sequence ATGACAGCAACTACACCGATGAATGTGGAAGACCGGGTAACCCGGAAGGAAGGTAATCTGGTCAGTGATATGGGCGGTGAGAAAGTCATGATGAGCATTAGCTCTGGAAAGTACTATAATCTCGGGAGTACGGGCGGGAGAATCTGGGATCTGATCGCAGAGGAACGTACGCTGGGGGAACTGGTGGAGGTACTTGCTGCGGAGTATGAGATTGAGCCGGATGTATGTCGTGAGCAGGTAGTGCAATTCCTGGAACATCTGTCCCGTGAGGGATTAATCGACGTTGCTCGCGGAGTGTAG
- a CDS encoding aldolase, with amino-acid sequence MLPVHYVAYGLRWSSQIPMPELQSVPMHAEIRSDIADVHIESSDLTTLWEKWDLGNDNFVAREGSLFFKIEDTGLFLMEQGKRIVVCSQPGADEKKVRLFILGTCMAVIMMQRGILPLHGSAVVMDGWAYAFVGHSGAGKSTLSAALASRGYPLLTDDVVALTWDAGGRAIVSPGYPQQKLWQSSLDGFGMKEQDYATVHAEITKYAIPVQHYFHEMAVPLAGVFELAPQPEEDHTSVQLVEVTGLERLHLLCSHTFRGGLVARQGLAQWLFETVSRLSASVEIGRLTRKGAEFTAFEMVDRITDHIRKGVHTGQ; translated from the coding sequence TTGTTGCCTGTGCATTATGTAGCGTATGGTTTGCGCTGGTCGAGCCAAATTCCAATGCCTGAACTGCAGAGCGTACCCATGCATGCAGAGATTCGTTCTGATATCGCGGATGTACACATTGAGTCATCAGATCTGACTACATTGTGGGAGAAGTGGGATCTCGGCAACGACAACTTTGTGGCAAGGGAAGGCAGCCTTTTTTTCAAAATCGAAGATACAGGTCTGTTTCTAATGGAGCAAGGAAAGCGCATCGTTGTATGCTCACAACCGGGAGCAGATGAGAAGAAGGTTAGATTATTCATCCTGGGCACCTGTATGGCGGTTATTATGATGCAACGTGGCATTCTTCCACTACATGGTAGTGCAGTTGTTATGGATGGCTGGGCTTACGCATTTGTCGGACATTCGGGGGCAGGGAAATCAACGCTGTCGGCTGCACTCGCATCACGCGGATATCCGCTTCTCACCGATGATGTTGTCGCACTGACCTGGGATGCTGGGGGAAGAGCCATCGTATCACCTGGTTATCCGCAACAGAAGTTATGGCAGTCCAGTCTGGATGGCTTCGGCATGAAGGAACAGGATTATGCAACGGTTCATGCAGAGATTACGAAGTATGCGATACCTGTTCAGCACTATTTTCATGAGATGGCTGTGCCACTGGCAGGGGTATTTGAACTTGCTCCACAACCGGAAGAAGACCATACGTCCGTTCAACTGGTTGAAGTGACAGGGCTGGAACGACTGCATCTGTTATGCTCCCATACGTTCCGTGGTGGACTCGTTGCAAGGCAAGGGTTGGCACAATGGCTATTCGAGACCGTCTCAAGACTCTCGGCAAGTGTGGAAATAGGCAGATTGACCAGAAAGGGCGCTGAGTTTACAGCATTTGAGATGGTGGATCGGATCACAGATCATATACGCAAAGGAGTGCATACAGGACAATGA
- a CDS encoding sulfotransferase — MIDAQGNGLVFLLCVPRSGSSLSTVMLQNHSRIFATQEMWFLMSLVDLPKTDSRAYGGSSIMRQFYNAMVSEDVFEKACRSFALEIYNGFLEGSGADFIVDKSPRYYYMLEWLDRLFPQSKRIHLQRNPLAIAASFKKVNRHTGEGFDLTHSLQSSKLNMKAVDLTLGMLRLNDYFAEPHTNAHELQYEQLVARPQEELEKLCAFLGIRYEQGMEQYGQFLDSAKSDMFYSMGVGDPFLSSHQEAHQGSVNNWKSILDPQEVELYCRVMGADLFHRMGYSEQLAEAEQWTGVRYEASPDQEVIDRITHQLTVATGCQWQQQYRMQPADSVVRDSLANRNDPVVEGKEKTDPTLAALATIRQLQAALRAADHRLERGYGERERLKLQLASAQSKIQRIKSWVPFGHQISAWASQRKILRGGKS, encoded by the coding sequence TTGATCGACGCTCAAGGTAACGGACTTGTTTTCTTACTATGTGTTCCCCGCAGTGGTAGCTCGTTGTCCACCGTCATGCTACAAAATCACAGTCGTATATTTGCCACCCAGGAAATGTGGTTTCTGATGAGCCTTGTCGATCTGCCAAAGACCGATTCACGTGCTTACGGTGGCAGCTCCATCATGCGTCAGTTCTACAATGCCATGGTATCTGAGGATGTTTTCGAAAAGGCGTGCAGAAGTTTTGCTCTTGAGATCTACAATGGATTCCTGGAAGGCAGTGGAGCAGACTTCATCGTTGATAAATCTCCGCGTTATTATTACATGCTTGAATGGCTGGATCGTTTGTTCCCGCAGTCCAAGCGCATTCATCTCCAGCGTAATCCTCTGGCTATAGCAGCATCATTCAAAAAGGTAAACCGTCATACAGGTGAAGGATTCGATCTGACTCATAGTCTACAGAGTAGCAAATTAAATATGAAAGCCGTAGATCTCACACTGGGTATGCTCCGCCTGAATGATTATTTTGCCGAACCACACACCAATGCGCATGAACTGCAATATGAACAATTGGTCGCCAGACCTCAGGAAGAACTCGAGAAACTATGTGCATTTCTGGGGATTCGATATGAACAGGGTATGGAACAGTATGGACAGTTTCTGGATAGTGCAAAATCTGACATGTTCTACAGTATGGGGGTTGGTGATCCATTCCTCTCTTCGCATCAAGAGGCTCATCAGGGTTCTGTTAACAACTGGAAAAGTATATTAGATCCACAAGAAGTTGAACTGTATTGCCGTGTTATGGGTGCAGATCTGTTCCACCGGATGGGGTACAGTGAACAGCTGGCGGAAGCTGAACAATGGACGGGTGTTCGTTATGAAGCAAGTCCGGATCAGGAAGTCATTGACCGAATCACGCATCAGTTGACGGTAGCGACCGGTTGCCAGTGGCAGCAACAATACCGGATGCAGCCAGCTGATTCTGTTGTTCGTGATTCGCTCGCGAATCGGAATGATCCAGTTGTCGAAGGAAAGGAAAAGACAGATCCGACGTTGGCTGCGCTGGCAACGATCAGGCAGTTACAGGCCGCGCTACGAGCAGCAGATCATCGACTGGAACGGGGATACGGCGAGCGGGAGCGCTTGAAACTCCAACTGGCCTCTGCTCAAAGCAAAATACAGCGTATCAAATCATGGGTACCATTTGGTCATCAGATCAGCGCTTGGGCTTCACAGCGCAAGATTCTACGGGGAGGAAAATCATGA
- a CDS encoding SpoVR family protein has product MTDEIRDLEYAIAEIMEIADGFGLDYYPMRYEICPSDIIYTFGAYGMPTRFSHWSFGKTFHKMKMQYDFGLSKIYELVINSNPCYAFLLDGNSLIQNKLIVAHVLAHCDFFKNNARFSKSNRNMVESMAATADRISNYEMEYGTEAVEAFIDAVIAIQEHVDPQLIKPRHLDKQRYMEMKMREQRGEKAPRPEGRYDDLWSLDDVQTEEAPAEGIQVHHFPPEPEKDVMWFIQEFSEVLTDWQRDIMSMMREEMLYFWPQMETKIMNEGWASYWHQRIIRELDLNSEDTIEFAKLNSSVVQPSKQSLNPYYLGLKIFEDIERRWDNPTREEQERWGRKPGQGRAKMFEVREFDSDTSFIRNYMTKQLTEDLDLYVFEKKGPDWKITDKAWENIRDQLVFSRVNGGSPYLVVQDADYLRTGELVLKHQYEGIELDLKYMERTLPYLYRLWGRTVHVETRVEDKPIWFTYDGKKHHRKFL; this is encoded by the coding sequence ATGACAGATGAAATCCGCGACCTAGAATACGCCATTGCCGAGATTATGGAGATTGCCGATGGATTCGGCCTGGATTATTACCCCATGCGGTACGAAATCTGCCCATCGGATATTATTTATACATTTGGAGCTTACGGCATGCCGACCAGATTCAGTCACTGGAGCTTCGGCAAAACATTTCATAAGATGAAAATGCAATACGACTTTGGACTCAGCAAAATTTATGAGCTTGTCATCAACTCCAACCCTTGTTATGCCTTCCTGCTGGATGGCAATTCCCTGATTCAGAACAAATTGATCGTGGCCCACGTACTGGCGCACTGCGATTTTTTCAAAAATAATGCCCGCTTCTCCAAATCCAATCGAAATATGGTCGAAAGTATGGCCGCTACAGCGGATCGGATTAGTAATTATGAGATGGAGTACGGAACGGAAGCGGTTGAAGCATTTATCGATGCCGTGATCGCGATTCAGGAACATGTGGACCCACAGCTGATTAAACCCCGCCATTTGGACAAACAACGCTACATGGAGATGAAAATGCGGGAGCAGCGTGGTGAGAAAGCACCACGGCCTGAAGGCCGCTATGATGATCTATGGTCACTTGACGATGTGCAGACCGAAGAAGCACCTGCCGAAGGCATTCAGGTCCATCACTTTCCGCCTGAACCGGAGAAGGATGTTATGTGGTTTATTCAGGAATTCTCGGAAGTGCTGACCGACTGGCAGCGGGATATCATGAGTATGATGCGTGAAGAGATGCTTTATTTCTGGCCACAGATGGAAACTAAAATCATGAACGAAGGCTGGGCCTCCTACTGGCATCAACGCATTATACGTGAGCTCGATCTGAACAGTGAGGATACGATCGAATTTGCCAAACTCAACTCCTCCGTGGTGCAGCCATCCAAGCAAAGTCTGAACCCGTATTATTTGGGATTGAAGATTTTCGAGGATATTGAACGCCGCTGGGATAACCCAACCCGTGAAGAACAGGAACGTTGGGGCCGCAAACCGGGCCAAGGTCGTGCCAAAATGTTCGAGGTGCGTGAATTTGATTCCGATACCTCCTTCATCCGCAATTACATGACCAAGCAATTAACCGAAGATCTCGACCTTTACGTATTTGAGAAAAAAGGTCCTGATTGGAAAATCACCGACAAGGCCTGGGAGAACATACGGGATCAGCTCGTATTTTCACGTGTCAACGGGGGGTCCCCTTATCTGGTCGTGCAAGATGCTGACTATTTGCGGACCGGAGAACTCGTGCTTAAACATCAATATGAAGGCATCGAGCTGGATCTGAAATATATGGAACGCACCCTACCCTATCTGTATCGCCTCTGGGGACGTACGGTACATGTAGAGACACGTGTCGAGGATAAACCGATCTGGTTTACGTATGATGGCAAGAAGCACCACCGCAAGTTTTTGTGA
- the yhbH gene encoding sporulation protein YhbH: MSNSHQPYSFVVSKEDWSLHRKGYQDQQRHQQKVKDVIKQNLPDLITEENIIMSDGKQIIKVPIRSLDEYRFVYNYQKQKHVGQGDGDSQVGDVIGRDPSASQKPGKGEKAGDQPGHDIVEAEVSIEELEDMLFAELELPDLKQKDKDLIETHTVVFNDIRKKGMQSNIDKKRTILENLRRNATTGTPGIHHISPDDLRYKTWEDKIIPQSNAVIIAMMDTSGSMGSFEKYCARSFFFWMTRFLRRQYEKVEIVFLAHHTEAKEVTEEEFFTRGESGGTICSSVYMKALDIIDSRYPPSSYNIYPFHFSDGDNLTSDNERCVKLIGELMKRSNMFGYGEVNQYNRSSTLMSAYRHIKMDQFMYYVIKEKGEVYKALRSFFQKREGGSVR, translated from the coding sequence ATGTCAAATTCACACCAGCCTTACTCGTTCGTCGTGTCGAAGGAAGATTGGTCGCTTCACCGCAAAGGGTACCAGGACCAGCAGCGCCATCAGCAAAAGGTGAAAGATGTCATCAAGCAGAATCTGCCTGATCTGATCACGGAAGAAAACATCATCATGTCTGATGGAAAACAAATCATCAAGGTACCAATCCGCAGTCTGGATGAGTACCGTTTTGTGTATAACTACCAGAAGCAAAAACATGTCGGTCAAGGAGACGGTGACAGTCAGGTCGGAGACGTCATCGGTCGTGATCCCTCTGCTTCGCAGAAACCCGGCAAAGGCGAAAAAGCTGGTGATCAGCCTGGTCATGATATTGTGGAAGCCGAAGTTAGTATTGAGGAATTGGAAGATATGCTCTTCGCTGAGCTGGAATTACCCGATCTGAAGCAGAAAGACAAAGACCTGATTGAGACACATACGGTAGTTTTCAACGATATTCGCAAAAAAGGCATGCAGTCCAATATTGACAAGAAACGTACCATTCTGGAAAATCTGCGTCGCAATGCAACGACCGGTACGCCAGGCATCCATCACATCAGTCCGGATGACCTGCGCTACAAGACATGGGAAGACAAAATTATTCCACAATCCAATGCCGTTATTATTGCCATGATGGATACATCCGGGTCCATGGGTTCATTTGAGAAATACTGCGCACGCAGCTTCTTCTTCTGGATGACCCGTTTTCTACGCCGTCAGTATGAGAAAGTTGAGATTGTTTTCCTCGCCCATCATACGGAAGCCAAGGAAGTAACAGAAGAAGAGTTCTTTACCCGTGGCGAGAGCGGAGGCACCATCTGCTCCTCTGTATATATGAAGGCACTGGATATTATTGACAGCCGGTATCCACCTTCAAGCTACAACATCTACCCTTTCCACTTCTCTGACGGGGATAACCTGACCTCGGATAACGAGCGGTGTGTGAAGCTGATCGGTGAGTTAATGAAGCGTAGTAACATGTTTGGGTACGGCGAGGTGAATCAGTACAACCGCAGCAGCACACTGATGTCGGCTTACCGTCATATCAAGATGGATCAGTTCATGTATTATGTGATCAAAGAAAAAGGCGAAGTGTACAAAGCTTTGCGCAGCTTTTTCCAGAAAAGGGAAGGAGGCAGCGTTAGATGA